In one Silene latifolia isolate original U9 population chromosome 10, ASM4854445v1, whole genome shotgun sequence genomic region, the following are encoded:
- the LOC141607753 gene encoding uncharacterized protein LOC141607753 codes for MDEFIDCISTCGVTDIVATGAFFNWTNELDPTTRVFSRLDRFMVNQEWLNQFPNMVAHFHPEGLFNHCPCTVSNVSLGDGIRASFKYFNMWGKATFFLPEFETAATLKELTVARDSFLSQKAKSKWLEAGDSNTAYFHGAIKKRVSMNKVIQIEDQYGTVFTE; via the exons ATGGATGAGTTCATTGATTGCATATCTACTTGTGGTGTGACTGATATAGTTGCTACTGGGGCATTTTTTAattggactaatgaactagatccAACTACCAGAGTGTTTAGTAGACTGGATAGGTTTATGGTCAATCAGGAATGGCTAAATCAGTTCCCTAATATGGTGGCTCATTTCCACCCAGAGGGTCTGTTTAACCATTGTCCATGCACTGTTAGCAATGTTTCTCTAGGAGATGGAATAAGAGCTAGttttaaatactttaatatgtggggcaAGGCTACTTTCTTTCTACCT GAGTTTGAGACTGCTGCTACTCTGAAGGAATTAACTGTGGCAAGAGATAGTTTTTTGAGCCAAAAAGCAAAGTCAAAGTGGTTAGAAGCTGGGGACAGTAACACTGCCTATTTCCATGGTGCAATAAAAAAGAGAGTTAGTATGAATAAAGTTATTCAGATTGAGGATCAATATGGGACTGTTTTCACTGAATAG